The following are from one region of the Hyla sarda isolate aHylSar1 chromosome 6, aHylSar1.hap1, whole genome shotgun sequence genome:
- the CISH gene encoding cytokine-inducible SH2-containing protein isoform X2: MPFRSSWTDMILCVRGPQSLLAEQRVCRPSSCVGVPGFAADQVMHPLNPPACPGHSPNVPEVTPRPVEPQRPQPPPQNTVRDPEEDLLCIAKTFCYLRESGWYWGPITATEAKQRLQKMAEGVFLVRDSTHPSYLFTLSVRTNRGPTNVRIEYSDSLFRLDSNWLSKPRILSFPDVVSLVQYYVSSCNSESTKDPASQSNLEPTSLKEPAAVHLKLLRPLYRSGESPSLQHLCRLQINRSVVPGSDLTELPLPRRIVEYLQRYPFKL; this comes from the exons G TCCACAGAGCCTGTTGGCAGAGCAGAGGGTTTGTCGACCGTCATCCTGTGTGGGGGTCCCGGGCTTTGCAGCCGACCAAGTCATGCACCCCCTGAACCCTCCAGCCTGTCCGGGGCACTCACCGAATGTGCCTGAGGTGACCCCAAGACCAGTAGAGCCCCAGCGGCCGCAGCCACCTCCCCAGAACACGGTGAGAGACCCGGAGGAAGATCTGCTCTGCATTGCCAAGACTTTCTGCTATCTCCGAGAATCAG GTTGGTACTGGGGGCCAATTACCGCCACAGAAGCCAAACAGAGACTCCAGAAAATGGCAGAAGGTGTCTTCCTGGTGCGCGACAGCACTCATCCCAGCTACCTCTTTACTTTATCTGTGCGCACGAACCGAGGACCCACGAACGTCCGCATTGAGTATTCGGACAGTCTCTTCCGCTTGGATTCTAACTGGCTGTCTAAGCCACGTATCCTCTCCTTCCCTGATGTTGTCAGCCTGGTTCAATATTATGTCTCCTCCTGTAATTCCGAGAGCACTAAGGACCCAGCCAGTCAATCGAACCTGGAACCCACCTCCCTTAAAGAGCCGGCTGCAGTGCACCTCAAACTCTTACGACCCCTTTATCGAAGTGGAGAAAGCCCGAGTCTGCAACACCTTTGCCGGCTGCAGATAAACCGCAGCGTGGTGCCTGGGTCCGACCTCACAGAACTGCCCCTACCCAGGAGAATAGTTGAATATCTGCAGCGATACCCATTCAAGCTCTGA
- the CISH gene encoding cytokine-inducible SH2-containing protein isoform X3 has product MDDIISPQSLLAEQRVCRPSSCVGVPGFAADQVMHPLNPPACPGHSPNVPEVTPRPVEPQRPQPPPQNTVRDPEEDLLCIAKTFCYLRESGWYWGPITATEAKQRLQKMAEGVFLVRDSTHPSYLFTLSVRTNRGPTNVRIEYSDSLFRLDSNWLSKPRILSFPDVVSLVQYYVSSCNSESTKDPASQSNLEPTSLKEPAAVHLKLLRPLYRSGESPSLQHLCRLQINRSVVPGSDLTELPLPRRIVEYLQRYPFKL; this is encoded by the exons TCCACAGAGCCTGTTGGCAGAGCAGAGGGTTTGTCGACCGTCATCCTGTGTGGGGGTCCCGGGCTTTGCAGCCGACCAAGTCATGCACCCCCTGAACCCTCCAGCCTGTCCGGGGCACTCACCGAATGTGCCTGAGGTGACCCCAAGACCAGTAGAGCCCCAGCGGCCGCAGCCACCTCCCCAGAACACGGTGAGAGACCCGGAGGAAGATCTGCTCTGCATTGCCAAGACTTTCTGCTATCTCCGAGAATCAG GTTGGTACTGGGGGCCAATTACCGCCACAGAAGCCAAACAGAGACTCCAGAAAATGGCAGAAGGTGTCTTCCTGGTGCGCGACAGCACTCATCCCAGCTACCTCTTTACTTTATCTGTGCGCACGAACCGAGGACCCACGAACGTCCGCATTGAGTATTCGGACAGTCTCTTCCGCTTGGATTCTAACTGGCTGTCTAAGCCACGTATCCTCTCCTTCCCTGATGTTGTCAGCCTGGTTCAATATTATGTCTCCTCCTGTAATTCCGAGAGCACTAAGGACCCAGCCAGTCAATCGAACCTGGAACCCACCTCCCTTAAAGAGCCGGCTGCAGTGCACCTCAAACTCTTACGACCCCTTTATCGAAGTGGAGAAAGCCCGAGTCTGCAACACCTTTGCCGGCTGCAGATAAACCGCAGCGTGGTGCCTGGGTCCGACCTCACAGAACTGCCCCTACCCAGGAGAATAGTTGAATATCTGCAGCGATACCCATTCAAGCTCTGA
- the CISH gene encoding cytokine-inducible SH2-containing protein isoform X4: protein MHPLNPPACPGHSPNVPEVTPRPVEPQRPQPPPQNTVRDPEEDLLCIAKTFCYLRESGWYWGPITATEAKQRLQKMAEGVFLVRDSTHPSYLFTLSVRTNRGPTNVRIEYSDSLFRLDSNWLSKPRILSFPDVVSLVQYYVSSCNSESTKDPASQSNLEPTSLKEPAAVHLKLLRPLYRSGESPSLQHLCRLQINRSVVPGSDLTELPLPRRIVEYLQRYPFKL, encoded by the exons ATGCACCCCCTGAACCCTCCAGCCTGTCCGGGGCACTCACCGAATGTGCCTGAGGTGACCCCAAGACCAGTAGAGCCCCAGCGGCCGCAGCCACCTCCCCAGAACACGGTGAGAGACCCGGAGGAAGATCTGCTCTGCATTGCCAAGACTTTCTGCTATCTCCGAGAATCAG GTTGGTACTGGGGGCCAATTACCGCCACAGAAGCCAAACAGAGACTCCAGAAAATGGCAGAAGGTGTCTTCCTGGTGCGCGACAGCACTCATCCCAGCTACCTCTTTACTTTATCTGTGCGCACGAACCGAGGACCCACGAACGTCCGCATTGAGTATTCGGACAGTCTCTTCCGCTTGGATTCTAACTGGCTGTCTAAGCCACGTATCCTCTCCTTCCCTGATGTTGTCAGCCTGGTTCAATATTATGTCTCCTCCTGTAATTCCGAGAGCACTAAGGACCCAGCCAGTCAATCGAACCTGGAACCCACCTCCCTTAAAGAGCCGGCTGCAGTGCACCTCAAACTCTTACGACCCCTTTATCGAAGTGGAGAAAGCCCGAGTCTGCAACACCTTTGCCGGCTGCAGATAAACCGCAGCGTGGTGCCTGGGTCCGACCTCACAGAACTGCCCCTACCCAGGAGAATAGTTGAATATCTGCAGCGATACCCATTCAAGCTCTGA
- the CISH gene encoding cytokine-inducible SH2-containing protein isoform X1 — MEPLAWVDRSHSPPRGSPQSLLAEQRVCRPSSCVGVPGFAADQVMHPLNPPACPGHSPNVPEVTPRPVEPQRPQPPPQNTVRDPEEDLLCIAKTFCYLRESGWYWGPITATEAKQRLQKMAEGVFLVRDSTHPSYLFTLSVRTNRGPTNVRIEYSDSLFRLDSNWLSKPRILSFPDVVSLVQYYVSSCNSESTKDPASQSNLEPTSLKEPAAVHLKLLRPLYRSGESPSLQHLCRLQINRSVVPGSDLTELPLPRRIVEYLQRYPFKL, encoded by the exons TCCACAGAGCCTGTTGGCAGAGCAGAGGGTTTGTCGACCGTCATCCTGTGTGGGGGTCCCGGGCTTTGCAGCCGACCAAGTCATGCACCCCCTGAACCCTCCAGCCTGTCCGGGGCACTCACCGAATGTGCCTGAGGTGACCCCAAGACCAGTAGAGCCCCAGCGGCCGCAGCCACCTCCCCAGAACACGGTGAGAGACCCGGAGGAAGATCTGCTCTGCATTGCCAAGACTTTCTGCTATCTCCGAGAATCAG GTTGGTACTGGGGGCCAATTACCGCCACAGAAGCCAAACAGAGACTCCAGAAAATGGCAGAAGGTGTCTTCCTGGTGCGCGACAGCACTCATCCCAGCTACCTCTTTACTTTATCTGTGCGCACGAACCGAGGACCCACGAACGTCCGCATTGAGTATTCGGACAGTCTCTTCCGCTTGGATTCTAACTGGCTGTCTAAGCCACGTATCCTCTCCTTCCCTGATGTTGTCAGCCTGGTTCAATATTATGTCTCCTCCTGTAATTCCGAGAGCACTAAGGACCCAGCCAGTCAATCGAACCTGGAACCCACCTCCCTTAAAGAGCCGGCTGCAGTGCACCTCAAACTCTTACGACCCCTTTATCGAAGTGGAGAAAGCCCGAGTCTGCAACACCTTTGCCGGCTGCAGATAAACCGCAGCGTGGTGCCTGGGTCCGACCTCACAGAACTGCCCCTACCCAGGAGAATAGTTGAATATCTGCAGCGATACCCATTCAAGCTCTGA